Proteins encoded in a region of the Nostoc sp. UHCC 0926 genome:
- a CDS encoding helix-turn-helix domain-containing protein codes for MGARIRVFLTREQDKSLLNLRTADVPQKVKDRAEVVRLNAHGWYVEKIAAHFNWTPQTVREVLHKWQKLGLESFWELPGRGGKSKYQEEDIVFLEECLKKEPRTYNSVQLAQKLESVGAARRRHRSVKLSPDRLRRVLKKRGSFGSESGRAIKESKIL; via the coding sequence ATGGGTGCTCGTATAAGGGTATTCCTAACTCGTGAACAAGATAAAAGCCTGTTAAACCTAAGAACTGCCGATGTACCACAGAAAGTTAAAGACCGAGCAGAGGTCGTTAGGCTAAATGCACATGGCTGGTACGTCGAAAAAATAGCTGCTCATTTTAATTGGACTCCTCAAACAGTAAGAGAGGTTTTACATAAATGGCAAAAGCTAGGTCTAGAGAGCTTTTGGGAGTTGCCAGGTCGAGGGGGAAAATCGAAATATCAGGAAGAGGACATAGTTTTTTTGGAAGAATGTCTCAAAAAAGAACCACGTACATACAACAGTGTTCAATTAGCCCAAAAATTAGAAAGCGTAGGCGCAGCCCGCCGCAGGCATCGCTCAGTTAAATTAAGTCCCGATAGATTAAGACGGGTGCTTAAAAAAAGGGGGTCATTTGGAAGCGAGTCAGGAAGAGCCATAAAGGAAAGCAAGATCCTGTAA
- a CDS encoding NACHT domain-containing protein: MVKRSLQASLTGIQEAKRAFARKGWTQDNLAAEVNLKTRQPIWRFFSGHPVERHTFIEICLVLSLNWREIATNPPAEFLSREEYAQPLVLDIDKLVQKVRSQRFDKIQDQCGILQLLDISRPVAIDDIYIDVNILEEIASLQWLEITDLQNLEPKEFDRFGLGEADEKQIAGTQAVERYSKLRVLGKPGVGKTTFLQYLAIQCNQNAFAANQVPIFITLKNFAEESKVTNEFSLLKYISQEFLTSGISDPSVIETLLSAGRVLLLLDGMDEVLHQQSNGILSEIRRFSEKYHKNRFVATCRTAAQKLRLRGFTDVEIAPFTLEQIRAFAQKWFVAFTKTNQKGGLAESVEFIQKLELDENWQFRQLVVTPLFLHLACWVFHGQEKFPTKRTDFYKQGLDLLLSKWDEARGIERDEVYRGFLLPQKLKLLSQIAAATFEQGQYFFEQRVVEQYIGDYIDNLSNVPMDAEELQIESEAALKSIEAQHGLLAERARGIFSFSSLAFQEYFTARKIVASHNLEAFGQALSGLVSHITDPHWREIFLLTATMLRSADSLVLLMKQQIDTLVAQDAYLQEFLTWASQKSRSIPTQSKDATVRAFYLALSRTPHIASHFALASSLDQGMFLDAALDDLLLECAIDGSQDFAHIHACGEAMSNILGIVLDVGLHKSLQQLSDELPNSGQSQQRFELWSQTNYSAWAEQVKKTVVNYRNINHEWQFSSEQEQVLQRYYDANQLLLDCLHSNCEVTSAIRQEIEATLLLPKKELEDREWQ; encoded by the coding sequence ATGGTCAAGCGATCGCTCCAAGCATCACTCACTGGGATTCAAGAGGCTAAAAGAGCATTTGCTCGCAAGGGTTGGACACAAGACAATCTAGCAGCAGAAGTCAACCTCAAGACTAGACAACCAATTTGGCGGTTTTTCAGTGGTCATCCAGTTGAGCGTCATACCTTTATTGAAATTTGTTTAGTGTTGTCACTGAATTGGCGGGAGATTGCGACTAATCCTCCAGCAGAATTCTTGTCACGAGAAGAATACGCCCAGCCTCTTGTACTGGATATTGATAAACTAGTGCAGAAAGTGCGATCGCAACGCTTCGACAAAATTCAAGACCAGTGTGGCATTTTGCAGTTATTGGATATCAGCCGTCCCGTTGCGATCGATGACATATACATAGATGTGAATATTTTGGAAGAGATTGCCAGCCTTCAGTGGTTAGAAATCACTGATCTGCAAAACCTTGAACCCAAAGAATTTGACCGTTTTGGCTTAGGCGAGGCTGACGAAAAACAGATAGCTGGTACACAGGCAGTTGAAAGATACTCCAAGCTCAGGGTGCTAGGCAAACCAGGAGTAGGTAAAACCACCTTTTTGCAATATCTCGCCATTCAGTGTAACCAAAACGCATTTGCGGCAAATCAGGTGCCAATCTTCATCACCCTAAAAAATTTTGCTGAAGAATCTAAAGTCACCAACGAGTTCAGCCTATTAAAATACATCAGCCAGGAGTTCCTTACATCTGGAATTTCCGATCCTTCAGTAATTGAAACTTTACTTAGTGCAGGTAGGGTATTACTGTTGCTTGATGGTATGGATGAAGTTCTTCACCAACAAAGCAATGGTATCTTAAGCGAAATTCGGAGGTTTTCAGAGAAGTATCACAAAAATCGGTTCGTGGCGACCTGTCGAACAGCAGCTCAAAAACTCAGACTGCGAGGCTTTACCGATGTTGAAATTGCTCCCTTTACCTTAGAACAAATCCGAGCCTTCGCTCAAAAATGGTTTGTGGCCTTTACCAAGACCAACCAAAAAGGTGGTCTGGCTGAGTCCGTTGAGTTTATTCAGAAATTGGAATTAGATGAAAATTGGCAATTTCGCCAACTCGTCGTCACACCCCTATTTCTGCATCTTGCCTGCTGGGTGTTCCACGGTCAAGAAAAATTTCCGACTAAGCGCACTGACTTTTATAAGCAAGGTTTAGACCTTCTGTTGAGCAAATGGGATGAAGCCAGAGGCATTGAACGGGATGAGGTTTACCGAGGTTTTTTATTACCACAAAAGCTCAAATTATTGAGTCAAATTGCCGCAGCGACATTTGAGCAGGGTCAGTACTTTTTTGAGCAGCGCGTCGTTGAGCAATACATTGGTGACTATATTGACAATCTAAGCAACGTGCCAATGGATGCAGAAGAACTGCAAATAGAAAGCGAAGCAGCGCTGAAGTCAATCGAGGCTCAACATGGGCTACTGGCAGAACGGGCGCGGGGAATTTTTTCCTTTTCCTCTCTAGCATTTCAAGAATATTTCACAGCGAGGAAAATCGTTGCCAGCCATAACTTAGAGGCATTTGGGCAAGCGCTATCCGGTCTAGTCAGTCATATCACCGACCCGCACTGGCGCGAAATCTTCTTGTTAACCGCTACCATGCTCAGGAGTGCAGACTCTCTAGTACTGTTGATGAAGCAACAGATTGATACACTCGTTGCCCAAGACGCTTATTTACAAGAGTTTTTGACCTGGGCTAGCCAAAAATCTCGCAGTATTCCTACCCAATCAAAAGATGCGACAGTGAGAGCATTTTACCTGGCCTTGAGTCGGACTCCTCACATAGCTTCCCACTTTGCCCTAGCCAGCAGCCTCGACCAGGGGATGTTTCTGGATGCGGCATTAGATGACCTGCTGCTGGAGTGTGCAATTGATGGGAGCCAGGACTTTGCCCACATCCACGCCTGCGGAGAAGCTATGAGCAACATTCTGGGTATTGTTCTGGATGTAGGACTCCATAAATCCCTGCAACAACTCTCTGACGAATTGCCAAATTCTGGTCAAAGTCAACAACGGTTTGAGCTATGGTCGCAAACGAACTATTCAGCTTGGGCTGAACAGGTAAAGAAGACGGTCGTTAATTATCGCAACATTAACCACGAGTGGCAGTTTAGCTCTGAGCAAGAGCAAGTGCTGCAACGCTACTATGATGCTAATCAGTTACTACTCGATTGCCTGCATAGTAATTGTGAAGTAACATCTGCTATCAGGCAGGAAATTGAAGCCACCTTATTGTTGCCGAAAAAGGAACTTGAGGATAGGGAATGGCAATAA